Proteins from one Bombus affinis isolate iyBomAffi1 chromosome 1, iyBomAffi1.2, whole genome shotgun sequence genomic window:
- the LOC126915455 gene encoding conserved oligomeric Golgi complex subunit 8-like, producing MDKLQNQNSHQLIQCRYNNNNNNNNSNNNNNNRLTEYFNLDNRIDDPLREPEVTMNLNEGSAQLSFHPLEEPEEDLFDYEIDTSYQDMNTESEEQVVPSSQLSNSYKYPDELTISDDEVDEGIFEDEPVSNLVLPDDNNRYNSQPP from the exons ATGGACAAATTACAGAATCAGAATAGTCACCAACTGATCCAATGtagatacaataataataataataataataatagtaataataataataacaacaggTTAACGGAATATTTTAATTTGGATAATCGGATAGATGATCCACTCC gTGAGCCAGAAGTAACAATGAATTTGAATGAGGGCTCAGCTCAATTATCATTTCATCCATTGGAAGAACCAGAAGAGGATTTATTTGACTATGAAATTGATACTTCGTATCAAGATATGAATACAGAATCTGag GAGCAAGTGGTACCATCCAGTCAACTAAGTAATAGTTATAAATATCCTGATGAACTTACCATTTCGGATGATGAGGTAGATGAAGGCATATTTGAAGATGAACCAGTATCTAATTTAGTATTGCCAGATGACAATAACAGATACAACTCACAACCTCCGTGA
- the LOC126915261 gene encoding leucine-rich repeat-containing protein 15-like → MFLLLCLPLVLATPLNPSLEGYNLELVDGILKDVQFRDKLIDELDLSGLGILRLEKNAFDNVPSLKSLNLANNSLESLPQFMFSNLTNLEYLSLAQNNLTSLENLFIRLEKLQVLNISCNPIIHLRRGHLFGLTKSTSILTEGNVLWSISTGTFTNSFLKDDEELKYLEKVKAEEYIEQPNDGIEKEIEKATDSNVLKDFAPSTKSSIKKGQKLKLCIPNNILLSIEPLEDNKQVANGCLEIPVNEKERSVSLRGLGIKGFHEKWYQLQYLPLVSLDLANNEITEITKELLNDLPEDLIYVNLMGNRIRGIWNQVIENKYLKILNLRNNLIDKVEDDAFAKTNLTTLFLNGNQLENLSFASSLPDTLTELILAANQISAIPDAAFSNLPRLVYLNLANNKIKKLQNNVFKGLDSLQVLIITKNSLTDIERQAFSDLKQLTTLYLHRNSLAELEKGTFSELESLKDLNLAWNKLGKITADTFADLPQTLDFLHIDFNEINSLETASFVNVPRFTLSLTGNKISSIPKGTFDLPTLRDLHLSNNTLTTIDGDSYEGLPQLKRLWLNENQINEIPKGSCKNLGSLSILDISKNPLQTLQNGALYGLSLVRGNFLYIYNNQLKELQGGVFEDI, encoded by the coding sequence ATGTTTCTTCTTCTGTGCTTGCCCTTGGTGCTAGCGACGCCACTGAATCCAAGCCTAGAGGGGTACAACTTGGAACTGGTGGATGGCATCCTGAAAGACGTACAATTCCGTGACAAACTCATCGACGAGCTGGATTTATCCGGCTTAGGGATTCTTCGCTTAGAAAAGAACGCTTTCGACAACGTACCGTCTCTAAAATCCTTGAACTTGGCCAATAACTCGCTCGAATCGCTTCCACAATTCATGTTCTCCAATCTGACAAACTTAGAATACTTATCCTTAGCGCAGAACAACTTAACCAGCCTTGAAAATTTGTTCATCCGCTTGGAGAAGCTTCAGGTGTTGAACATTTCCTGCAACCCCATAATACACCTTCGCAGAGGACATTTGTTCGGTCTAACGAAATCCACCAGCATATTAACGGAAGGAAACGTTCTTTGGAGCATAAGCACGGGGACATTCACGAATTCATTCCTGAAAGACGACGAAGAGTTGAAATACTTGGAGAAGGTGAAGGCTGAGGAATATATCGAACAACCCAACGACGgaatagaaaaagagatagaaaaGGCGACAGACAGTAACGTGTTAAAGGATTTCGCGCCATCCACGAAATCGTCGATAAAGAAAGGCCAGAAGTTAAAATTGTGCATACCAAATAATATACTGCTATCTATAGAACCACTCGAAGACAATAAACAGGTGGCGAATGGATGTCTGGAGATACCAGTGAACGAGAAAGAAAGATCTGTCAGCCTCCGAGGATTAGGAATCAAAGGATTCCACGAAAAATGGTACCAATTACAATACCTTCCGTTAGTTTCTTTGGACCTTGCGAACAACGAGATCACAGAAATCACCAAGGAACTACTGAACGATCTTCCCGAGGATCTGATTTATGTGAATCTGATGGGTAACAGGATCAGAGGTATCTGGAACCAGGTGATCGAAAACAAGTACCTAAAGATACTGAATCTTCGAAACAATCTCATAGACAAAGTGGAGGATGATGCTTTCGCGAAAACCAATTTGACTACCCTGTTTCTTAATGGAAATCAGCTGGAGAACCTTTCGTTCGCTTCTAGTTTGCCCGATACTTTGACAGAGCTGATATTAGCGGCAAACCAGATCTCTGCCATTCCTGACGCGGCTTTCTCGAATCTGCCTCGGCTGGTCTACCTAAACCTGGCTAACAACAAGATTAAGAAACTGCAGAACAACGTATTTAAGGGATTGGATTCGTTGCAGGTGTTGATTATTACTAAAAACAGCCTGACAGATATCGAACGTCAGGCGTTCTCCGATTTGAAACAGTTGACTACTCTTTATCTTCATCGAAATAGTCTGGCAGAGCTTGAGAAGGGTACGTTCTCGGAATTGGAGAGTCTGAAAGATTTGAACCTGGCTTGGAATAAATTGGGTAAGATCACTGCCGACACTTTTGCGGATCTACCTCAGACTTTGGACTTCCTTCACATCGATTTCAACGAAATAAACAGCCTAGAAACGGCTAGCTTCGTCAATGTTCCCAGATTTACGTTGTCTCTCACTGGAAATAAAATCTCGAGTATCCCAAAAGGAACCTTCGATCTACCTACTCTCAGAGATTTGCATCTGAGTAACAATACCTTGACGACTATCGATGGCGACAGTTACGAAGGTCTGCCTCAATTGAAACGCCTTTGGTTAAATGAGAATCAAATCAACGAAATACCGAAAGGTTCCTGCAAGAATTTAGGAAGTTTGAGTATTCTGGATATTTCGAAGAATCCGCTGCAGACGCTACAAAACGGCGCTCTTTATGGACTGAGTTTGGTTAGAGGGAACTTCTTGTATATCTACAATAACCAACTGAAGGAACTGCAGGGTGGAGTTTTCGAAGATATTTAA